From Streptomyces zhihengii, the proteins below share one genomic window:
- a CDS encoding HdeD family acid-resistance protein: MTVSRDHEPPAGHGTRAGGTVADIPPGELLGRVGASWTWLLGSALASLIPGVMILAWPDGTLHVLGVVTGLYLLVAGGFRFVAAFAQERGQRTPGLLVAVLYVLAGVLCLRHPLQTVTALSLIVGLVWLATGMLTLYTALAATRLPHRGFVVGAGALGIVAGVVVLVLPAESALFLIRLLGLWLVLLGLVELGLAFAWRAAERRTGRAAPRAG, encoded by the coding sequence ATGACCGTATCGCGTGATCACGAGCCGCCGGCCGGGCACGGGACCCGGGCCGGCGGGACGGTCGCGGACATCCCGCCCGGCGAACTGCTGGGCAGGGTCGGCGCGTCCTGGACATGGCTGCTGGGCTCGGCGCTCGCCTCGCTGATCCCCGGCGTCATGATCCTCGCCTGGCCGGACGGCACCCTGCACGTCCTCGGTGTCGTGACCGGCCTCTACCTGCTGGTGGCCGGCGGCTTCCGCTTCGTCGCCGCCTTCGCCCAGGAACGCGGCCAGCGGACACCGGGACTGCTGGTGGCCGTGCTGTACGTACTGGCCGGCGTCCTGTGCCTGCGGCACCCGCTCCAGACGGTCACCGCGCTCTCGCTGATCGTCGGACTCGTCTGGCTGGCCACCGGCATGCTCACCCTCTACACGGCCCTCGCCGCGACCCGGCTTCCCCACCGGGGCTTCGTCGTCGGCGCCGGCGCGCTCGGCATCGTCGCCGGAGTCGTGGTGCTGGTGCTGCCCGCCGAGTCGGCGCTCTTCCTCATCCGGCTGCTGGGGCTGTGGCTGGTGCTCCTCGGCCTGGTGGAGCTGGGCCTCGCCTTCGCCTGGCGCGCGGCGGAACGCAGGACGGGCCGGGCGGCACCGCGCGCCGGGTGA
- a CDS encoding MFS transporter, translating to MRQWRALIVLGTAQFLMVLDTSVMNVSISRLVEDFDTEVTAIQAVITLYALVMAAFMITGGRLGDIYGRRRVFLVGMAVYGTGSAVTAVAPTLGVLALGWSVVEGIGAALVLPNMAALVAESYRGRDRTVAYGVIGGLAGAGIAVGPLLGGWTTTYLTWRLVFAGEVVVVLAVLLCRRAIPERPPAGRLPRLDGVGAVLSAAGLGLGVLGVLQSGTWGWVEPRNAPFTVLGFAPTLFVIASGGVVLALFRAWERRRETRDEDPLVHLSLLGRPPLRSGLLALLSQNLILLGLFFAIPLYLQVVQGFDAFETGLRLLPVSVTMLAASLAGARLGRRAGPRRVVRVALLTLLASVVWLLAAIDPVIDDGPFLGAMALLGVGMGLLASQLGDVVQSGAGEDERSEVGGLQFTAQNLGSALGTAFIGSLLVGALATAFAARVEDDPRISDQARQETGIALEAGISFVPTDQVRAAAERAGLPPAEVEAVADSYASAQLAGLRAGILAAGGITLASFLVTGNLPAGRSARGGSAAEKP from the coding sequence GTGAGGCAGTGGCGCGCGCTGATCGTCCTCGGGACGGCCCAGTTCCTGATGGTGCTGGACACCTCCGTGATGAACGTGTCCATCAGCCGGCTGGTCGAGGACTTCGACACCGAGGTCACCGCCATCCAGGCGGTCATCACCCTGTACGCCCTGGTCATGGCCGCGTTCATGATCACCGGCGGCAGGCTCGGGGACATCTACGGCCGCCGCCGTGTCTTCCTCGTCGGCATGGCCGTCTACGGCACGGGTTCCGCGGTCACGGCCGTCGCCCCCACCCTCGGGGTCCTGGCCCTGGGCTGGTCCGTCGTCGAGGGCATCGGCGCGGCCCTGGTGCTGCCGAACATGGCCGCGCTGGTGGCCGAGTCCTACCGGGGCCGGGACCGCACGGTGGCCTACGGGGTCATCGGCGGGCTGGCCGGCGCCGGCATCGCGGTGGGCCCCCTGCTCGGCGGCTGGACGACGACCTACCTGACCTGGCGGCTGGTCTTCGCCGGCGAGGTCGTCGTCGTGCTGGCCGTGCTCCTGTGCCGCCGGGCGATCCCCGAACGGCCGCCGGCCGGCCGCCTTCCCCGGCTGGACGGGGTGGGGGCCGTGCTGTCGGCGGCCGGGCTCGGACTGGGCGTGCTCGGTGTGCTCCAGAGCGGCACCTGGGGCTGGGTCGAGCCCAGGAACGCCCCGTTCACCGTGCTGGGCTTCGCCCCCACGCTCTTCGTGATCGCCTCCGGAGGCGTCGTCCTGGCCCTCTTCCGGGCCTGGGAGCGCCGCCGCGAGACCCGCGACGAGGACCCCCTGGTGCACCTCTCCCTGCTGGGCAGGCCGCCGCTGCGCTCGGGGCTGCTGGCGCTGCTGAGCCAGAACCTCATCCTGCTGGGGCTGTTCTTCGCCATACCCCTCTACCTCCAGGTCGTGCAGGGGTTCGACGCCTTCGAGACCGGGCTGCGCCTGCTGCCCGTCTCCGTCACCATGCTCGCGGCCTCCCTGGCCGGCGCCCGGCTCGGGCGGCGGGCCGGGCCCCGCCGGGTGGTCCGCGTCGCCCTCCTGACGCTGCTCGCGTCCGTGGTGTGGCTGCTGGCCGCCATCGACCCGGTGATCGACGACGGCCCCTTCCTCGGCGCCATGGCCCTGCTCGGGGTCGGGATGGGGCTGCTGGCCTCGCAGCTCGGCGACGTGGTGCAGTCGGGCGCGGGGGAGGACGAGCGGAGCGAGGTCGGCGGGCTGCAGTTCACCGCGCAGAACCTGGGCTCCGCCCTCGGCACGGCCTTCATCGGCTCCCTCCTCGTCGGCGCGCTGGCCACCGCGTTCGCCGCACGGGTCGAGGACGACCCGAGGATCTCGGACCAGGCCCGGCAGGAGACCGGCATCGCCCTGGAGGCCGGGATCTCCTTCGTGCCCACCGACCAGGTGCGCGCGGCGGCCGAACGCGCCGGACTGCCGCCCGCCGAGGTCGAGGCCGTCGCCGACTCCTACGCGTCCGCCCAGCTCGCGGGGCTGCGCGCGGGCATCCTGGCGGCCGGCGGCATCACGCTGGCGAGTTTCCTGGTCACCGGCAACCTCCCGGCCGGCCGGTCCGCGCGGGGCGGGAGCGCGGCGGAGAAGCCGTGA
- a CDS encoding LuxR C-terminal-related transcriptional regulator, which produces MVVTAVTVREDLVDPGRAGPGVDPSGAPFLRARLSLPTRPGTFLRRERLSAALDRAARAPLTVVNGSAGAGKTLLVADWAAGLDGPVAWMTCDPADRAPGMFWAYVREALRGADEAAMAGVRCPAEAGRVDRRLLARLAIALADRDRPVVLVLDEFDRVTAPEIAEQLRFVLHNAGTGLRLVLVTRSEPLLPMHRYRASGEMAEIRNADLAFTPEEAGELLALHGLSLPGSTVGGLVRRMQGWAAGIRLCALAARQRPDAESYLKEFEAGRSTVADFLLAEVLDGQTPARQELLLRVSILDRFSPELVNALTLRGDAEAALAALHRENAFVQHLGHSWYSLHPLFAEILRVHLRERRPGLEPELRRRAARWLRRSGALFEALAQGAAAGDWDFTAGALVDDLAIGQLFTGLRAEHLCGLFAGMGPEATGPAPDLVRAALDLSRRDTAHGLAHLRRAEEALREEGTAAPAALLSRALLEALAARLTGSPADAEQAARVADDAWQEVPAQSLEAHPELTALLLTHLGSARLWAGHFDAARAALSPVAASPPAASTALPRLEALGRLALIDHLTGWNDRARHKALAAAEEAERQGLSERSGSLLGRLVLAAVSVERDELDRAEDLLDGTGDEAALAGDPVTAAFLAVVRARLRLARGDLHGVRVPAVGAAVPSPWAEEHAAVVASAAHLARGRAAEAVEVLRGAPRERTACAVETARALLAAGRAEEARELIGHLPRPDRQGPAVTVRVTLVRAQAAHRAGEDATARRLVAQALLDARREQLRRPFLEAGPWIRPLLRNSPRLHRLAEGWLTTAPGTGGKAVTRPAAREPVPLVPEKLSGREREVLGRLARMMSTQEIAADLHVSVNTVKTHLKSLYRKLGVGRRTEAVRRARELGLL; this is translated from the coding sequence ATGGTGGTGACCGCCGTGACGGTGCGTGAAGACCTCGTCGATCCAGGGCGTGCCGGTCCGGGCGTGGACCCCTCCGGCGCACCGTTCCTGCGCGCCCGCCTCTCCCTGCCGACCCGGCCCGGGACCTTCCTGCGCCGCGAGCGCCTGTCCGCCGCCCTCGACCGGGCCGCCCGCGCCCCGCTGACCGTGGTGAACGGCTCGGCGGGCGCCGGCAAGACACTGCTCGTCGCCGACTGGGCCGCCGGGCTCGACGGCCCCGTCGCCTGGATGACCTGCGACCCGGCCGACCGGGCCCCCGGGATGTTCTGGGCGTACGTGCGCGAGGCGCTGCGCGGCGCCGACGAGGCGGCGATGGCCGGGGTGCGCTGCCCGGCGGAGGCCGGCCGGGTGGACCGCCGCCTGCTCGCCCGCCTCGCGATCGCCCTCGCCGACCGGGACCGCCCCGTGGTCCTCGTGCTCGACGAGTTCGACCGGGTGACCGCCCCGGAGATCGCCGAGCAGCTCCGCTTCGTGCTGCACAACGCCGGCACCGGCCTGCGGCTGGTCCTGGTCACCCGCAGCGAACCGCTGCTGCCGATGCACCGCTACCGGGCCTCCGGCGAGATGGCCGAGATCCGCAACGCGGACCTCGCCTTCACCCCCGAGGAGGCCGGCGAACTCCTCGCCCTGCACGGCCTGTCCCTGCCCGGCAGCACGGTCGGGGGCCTGGTGCGGCGGATGCAGGGATGGGCCGCCGGCATCAGGCTGTGCGCCCTGGCCGCCCGGCAGCGCCCCGACGCCGAGTCCTACCTGAAGGAGTTCGAGGCGGGCCGCAGCACGGTCGCCGACTTCCTGCTCGCCGAGGTGCTCGACGGACAGACCCCCGCACGGCAGGAACTGCTCCTGCGGGTCAGCATCCTGGACCGGTTCAGCCCCGAGCTGGTGAACGCGCTGACGCTGCGCGGCGACGCGGAGGCCGCGCTGGCCGCCCTGCACCGGGAGAACGCCTTCGTCCAGCACCTCGGCCACTCCTGGTACAGCCTCCACCCCCTGTTCGCCGAGATCCTCCGCGTCCACCTCCGGGAGCGCCGCCCCGGCCTGGAACCGGAGCTGCGGCGCCGGGCGGCACGCTGGCTGCGCCGGTCCGGAGCGCTCTTCGAGGCGCTCGCCCAGGGCGCCGCCGCCGGGGACTGGGACTTCACCGCGGGCGCCCTCGTCGACGACCTGGCGATCGGACAGCTCTTCACCGGCCTGCGCGCCGAGCACCTGTGCGGGCTCTTCGCCGGCATGGGGCCCGAGGCCACCGGCCCGGCGCCGGACCTCGTCCGGGCCGCCCTCGACCTGTCCCGCCGCGACACCGCCCACGGCCTGGCCCATCTGCGCCGCGCCGAGGAGGCCCTGCGCGAGGAGGGCACGGCGGCACCGGCCGCCCTGCTGAGCCGCGCCCTGCTGGAGGCCCTGGCCGCACGGCTGACCGGCTCGCCCGCCGACGCGGAGCAGGCGGCGCGGGTCGCCGACGACGCGTGGCAGGAGGTGCCGGCGCAGTCGCTGGAGGCGCATCCGGAACTGACCGCCCTGCTGCTGACCCACCTGGGCTCCGCCCGCCTGTGGGCCGGGCACTTCGACGCTGCGCGCGCGGCCCTGTCGCCCGTCGCCGCGTCCCCGCCCGCGGCGTCGACCGCGCTGCCGCGGCTGGAGGCCCTGGGCCGGCTCGCCCTGATCGACCATCTGACCGGCTGGAACGACCGCGCCCGGCACAAGGCCCTGGCGGCGGCCGAGGAGGCGGAGCGCCAGGGGCTGTCCGAGCGCTCCGGCTCCCTCCTCGGCAGGCTGGTCCTCGCCGCCGTCAGTGTGGAACGCGACGAACTCGACCGGGCCGAGGACCTCCTCGACGGCACCGGCGACGAGGCGGCCCTCGCCGGCGACCCCGTGACGGCCGCCTTCCTGGCCGTCGTCCGGGCCCGGCTGCGGCTCGCGAGGGGCGACCTCCACGGCGTCCGGGTGCCGGCCGTCGGCGCCGCCGTGCCCTCGCCCTGGGCCGAGGAGCACGCCGCCGTCGTCGCCTCCGCCGCCCACCTCGCCCGGGGCAGGGCCGCGGAGGCCGTCGAGGTGCTCCGGGGCGCCCCGCGCGAGCGGACGGCCTGCGCGGTCGAGACGGCGCGGGCCCTGCTCGCGGCGGGCCGTGCCGAGGAGGCGCGGGAGCTGATCGGGCACCTGCCCCGCCCGGACCGCCAGGGCCCGGCGGTGACCGTGCGGGTGACCCTGGTGCGCGCGCAGGCCGCCCACCGGGCCGGAGAGGACGCCACCGCCCGGCGGCTGGTGGCCCAGGCACTCCTCGACGCCCGGCGCGAGCAGCTCCGGCGGCCCTTCCTGGAGGCCGGCCCCTGGATCCGCCCGCTGCTCAGGAACAGCCCCCGGCTCCACCGGCTCGCCGAGGGCTGGCTGACCACCGCCCCCGGCACCGGCGGGAAGGCGGTGACCCGCCCCGCGGCCCGGGAGCCCGTACCGCTCGTCCCGGAGAAGCTCAGCGGCCGCGAACGCGAGGTGCTGGGCAGGCTGGCCCGGATGATGTCCACCCAGGAGATCGCCGCCGACCTCCATGTCTCGGTGAACACGGTGAAGACCCACCTCAAGAGCCTCTACCGCAAGCTGGGCGTGGGCCGCCGCACCGAGGCGGTCCGCCGGGCCCGCGAACTCGGCCTGCTGTGA
- a CDS encoding M15 family metallopeptidase, protein MQSARRRLVPGLALGLLIGLLPLGAAAGERPRLAATVGEVPSALLGASHRAGCPVPPGRLRLITMNHWGFDGRVHRGELVVHEDAVRPVLAVFGAAFDDRFPIRRMRAMSHYDGDDRRAMADDNTSAFNCRRVTGDEDHLSRHSYGDAVDINPLENPYVDRSGTVHPPGSRAALDREPPAEGMLVAGDAVTRAIEAAGWEWGGAWSPPDYQHFSSDGT, encoded by the coding sequence GTGCAGAGCGCTCGCCGGCGCCTCGTGCCCGGTCTGGCCCTGGGGCTGCTGATCGGCCTGCTGCCCCTCGGCGCCGCCGCGGGGGAGCGGCCCCGTCTCGCGGCCACCGTCGGCGAGGTGCCGTCCGCCCTCCTCGGCGCCAGCCACCGTGCCGGCTGCCCCGTCCCGCCCGGGCGGCTGCGGCTGATCACCATGAACCACTGGGGGTTCGACGGGCGCGTCCACCGGGGCGAGCTGGTCGTCCACGAGGACGCCGTCCGCCCGGTGCTCGCCGTCTTCGGGGCCGCCTTCGACGACCGCTTCCCGATCCGCCGGATGCGGGCGATGTCCCACTACGACGGCGACGACCGCCGGGCCATGGCCGACGACAACACGTCCGCCTTCAACTGCCGCAGGGTCACCGGCGACGAGGACCACCTCTCGCGCCACTCGTACGGCGACGCCGTCGACATCAACCCGCTGGAGAACCCCTACGTCGACCGCTCCGGCACGGTCCACCCGCCCGGCTCCCGCGCCGCGCTCGACCGTGAGCCGCCGGCCGAGGGGATGCTCGTGGCGGGGGACGCCGTCACGAGGGCGATCGAGGCGGCCGGCTGGGAATGGGGCGGCGCCTGGTCGCCCCCCGACTACCAGCACTTCTCGTCGGACGGCACCTGA
- a CDS encoding TetR/AcrR family transcriptional regulator, with amino-acid sequence MPTATRSASVRQRIIEAVLRIIGRDGVAALTNRLIAQEAGVALGSVTYHFASRHELLREALLHFTRDESRRFTELSEAYTGTGADVLTGAAPAGPADGDAPACGDIATFALYVEAGRDDRLRPAAAEAFAAYDRLAARILAGLGVPDPARHATAAVALVMGLHLRRLATGSPEEDLVDALLLLARGASAPPPGRVAAPRART; translated from the coding sequence ATGCCCACCGCCACCCGGTCCGCTTCCGTCCGGCAGCGCATCATCGAGGCCGTGCTGCGCATCATCGGCCGGGACGGCGTCGCGGCGCTCACCAACCGGCTGATCGCCCAGGAGGCCGGTGTCGCCCTCGGATCCGTGACGTACCACTTCGCCTCCCGGCACGAACTGCTCCGCGAGGCGCTGCTGCACTTCACCCGGGACGAGAGCCGGCGCTTCACCGAACTGTCCGAGGCGTACACCGGCACCGGAGCCGACGTGCTGACCGGCGCCGCGCCGGCCGGCCCGGCCGACGGCGACGCTCCCGCCTGCGGGGACATCGCCACCTTCGCGCTGTACGTCGAGGCCGGGCGCGACGACCGGCTGCGGCCGGCGGCCGCCGAGGCGTTCGCCGCGTACGACCGGCTCGCGGCACGGATACTCGCCGGCCTCGGCGTCCCCGACCCCGCACGCCACGCGACCGCCGCCGTCGCCCTGGTCATGGGCCTGCACCTGCGCCGCCTCGCCACCGGCAGCCCCGAGGAGGACCTGGTCGACGCCCTGCTCCTGCTCGCCCGCGGCGCGAGCGCACCGCCGCCGGGTCGCGTTGCCGCCCCACGGGCCCGGACCTAG
- a CDS encoding peptidoglycan-binding domain-containing protein produces MRITHTALAALAVLLLSAGAAAPAGAAAAAPERAAAAAACGELRSHPEIRRGDTGTAVRHAQCLLRHGAGYVNVEIDGIFGRITEIATEDAQSRCGAGVDGIIGPRTWECLHAFPG; encoded by the coding sequence ATGCGCATCACGCACACCGCACTGGCGGCCTTGGCCGTCCTGCTGCTCTCCGCCGGGGCGGCGGCTCCGGCGGGCGCGGCGGCCGCCGCCCCGGAGCGCGCCGCGGCGGCGGCCGCCTGCGGCGAGCTCAGGAGTCACCCGGAGATCCGGCGCGGCGACACCGGCACCGCCGTGCGTCACGCGCAGTGCCTGCTGCGGCACGGTGCGGGCTACGTCAACGTCGAGATCGACGGGATCTTCGGCCGTATCACCGAGATCGCGACGGAGGACGCCCAGAGCCGGTGCGGCGCGGGTGTCGACGGCATCATCGGTCCGAGGACATGGGAGTGCCTGCACGCCTTCCCCGGATGA
- a CDS encoding NCS1 family nucleobase:cation symporter-1 yields the protein MTTTVPPVPPEGPIPDPAGRVELPPGTRPPDSRFVNDDLLPVPVAERRWTTYNFAALWVGMAHNIPSWLLASGLVALGMDWKQAVFTIALANVIVLAPMLLTGHAGPRYGIPFPVLARASFGLRGANLPAMIRAGVACAWFGIQTWIGGQGIFVLLGKIFGGWADASEIGGQPWTLWLCFVLFWVLELAIIYRGMEALRRFENWAAPFVIVGALVLLVWIAVKAGGFGPLLDQPSELGWGADFWPVFFPSLMGMIAFWSTLSLNIPDFTRFGAGQRAQVWGQTLGLPTTMTLFALLSVFVTSGSQAVYGAAVWDPVELAAKTDNVFGLLFALVTVLVATISVNIAANVVSPAYDLANLAPKLITFRTGALITGVVGVVIMPWKLTETPELYIFTWLGVVGGLLGTVAGILIADYWLVRRTVLDLPGLYTPGGPYWYTAGWNLRAVAAFAVGGVLAVGGSHSAPGKGPFPEDGLIPFLRPLADYGWAVGLAASLLLYLALMPRRARPAPAA from the coding sequence ATGACGACGACCGTCCCGCCCGTGCCCCCCGAAGGACCGATACCCGACCCGGCGGGACGCGTCGAACTCCCGCCGGGCACCCGCCCGCCGGACAGCCGCTTCGTCAACGACGACCTGCTGCCCGTCCCCGTCGCCGAACGCCGCTGGACCACGTACAACTTCGCCGCGCTCTGGGTGGGCATGGCGCACAACATCCCCTCCTGGCTGCTGGCGTCCGGGCTCGTCGCCCTCGGCATGGACTGGAAACAGGCCGTGTTCACCATCGCGCTGGCCAACGTCATCGTGCTGGCGCCGATGCTGCTGACCGGCCACGCGGGCCCCCGCTACGGCATCCCGTTCCCCGTCCTCGCGCGGGCCTCCTTCGGTCTGCGCGGCGCCAACCTGCCCGCGATGATCCGGGCCGGGGTGGCCTGCGCCTGGTTCGGCATCCAGACCTGGATCGGCGGCCAGGGCATCTTCGTGCTGCTCGGCAAGATCTTCGGCGGCTGGGCCGATGCCTCCGAGATCGGCGGCCAGCCCTGGACGCTCTGGCTCTGCTTCGTCCTGTTCTGGGTGCTCGAACTCGCCATCATCTACCGGGGGATGGAGGCGCTGCGCCGCTTCGAGAACTGGGCCGCCCCGTTCGTCATCGTCGGCGCGCTGGTGCTGCTCGTCTGGATCGCCGTCAAGGCGGGCGGCTTCGGCCCGCTGCTCGACCAGCCCTCCGAGCTGGGCTGGGGCGCCGACTTCTGGCCCGTCTTCTTCCCCTCCCTGATGGGCATGATCGCCTTCTGGTCCACCCTGTCGCTCAACATCCCGGACTTCACCCGCTTCGGCGCGGGCCAGCGGGCACAGGTCTGGGGCCAGACGCTGGGGCTGCCGACGACGATGACCCTCTTCGCGCTGCTCTCGGTCTTCGTCACCTCCGGCTCCCAGGCGGTGTACGGGGCGGCGGTCTGGGACCCGGTCGAACTCGCCGCCAAGACCGACAACGTCTTCGGCCTGCTCTTCGCCCTGGTGACGGTGCTCGTCGCCACGATCTCGGTGAACATCGCGGCGAACGTCGTCTCGCCCGCCTACGACCTGGCCAACCTGGCGCCGAAGCTGATCACCTTCCGCACCGGCGCGCTGATCACCGGCGTGGTCGGCGTCGTCATCATGCCGTGGAAGCTCACCGAGACACCCGAGCTGTACATCTTCACCTGGCTCGGCGTCGTCGGCGGGCTCCTCGGGACGGTCGCGGGCATCCTCATCGCCGACTACTGGCTCGTCCGCCGCACCGTCCTCGACCTGCCCGGGCTCTACACCCCCGGCGGGCCCTACTGGTACACCGCCGGCTGGAACCTCCGTGCCGTCGCCGCCTTCGCCGTCGGAGGGGTCCTCGCCGTCGGCGGCTCCCACTCGGCACCGGGCAAGGGCCCCTTCCCCGAGGACGGCCTCATCCCCTTCCTGCGCCCGCTCGCCGACTACGGCTGGGCGGTGGGCCTCGCGGCCTCGCTGCTCCTCTACCTGGCCCTGATGCCGCGGCGCGCGCGTCCCGCGCCCGCCGCGTGA
- a CDS encoding TIGR03842 family LLM class F420-dependent oxidoreductase: MDFGLVLQTDPPASEVVGLMRRAERNGFRYGWTFDSAVLWQEPFVIYSRILEHTEKLTVGPMVTNPGTRTWEVTASTFATLNSMYGNRTVCGIGRGDSAMRVAGRKPNTLARLGEAIGVIRDLAEGREAEVDGQALRLPWVRDGKLPVWMAAYGPKALALAGQKADGFILQLADPYLTEWMVKAVRTAASDAGRDPASVTICVAAPAYVGDDLAHARDQCRWFGGMVGNHVADLVSRYGEHSEMVPEALTAYIKERHGYDYSHHGRAGNPSTDFVPDEIVDRFCLLGPAEAHIEKLRALRELGVDQFAVYDMHDAKEATIDAYGAQIIPALTR; this comes from the coding sequence GTGGACTTCGGACTCGTCCTGCAGACCGACCCGCCCGCGTCCGAGGTCGTCGGACTGATGCGGCGCGCCGAGCGCAACGGCTTCCGCTACGGCTGGACCTTCGACTCCGCCGTGCTGTGGCAGGAACCGTTCGTCATCTACAGCCGCATCCTGGAGCACACCGAGAAGCTGACGGTCGGCCCCATGGTCACCAATCCCGGCACCCGCACCTGGGAGGTGACCGCCTCCACCTTCGCCACCCTCAACTCGATGTACGGCAACCGGACGGTGTGCGGCATCGGGCGCGGCGACTCGGCCATGCGGGTCGCCGGCCGCAAGCCCAACACCCTCGCCCGGCTCGGCGAGGCCATCGGCGTCATCCGGGACCTCGCCGAGGGGCGCGAGGCCGAGGTGGACGGCCAGGCGCTGCGGCTGCCGTGGGTGCGCGACGGGAAGCTGCCGGTGTGGATGGCGGCGTACGGGCCGAAGGCGCTCGCGCTCGCCGGGCAGAAGGCGGACGGCTTCATCCTCCAGCTCGCCGACCCCTATCTGACGGAGTGGATGGTCAAGGCCGTGCGGACCGCGGCGTCCGACGCCGGCCGCGACCCGGCGTCCGTCACGATCTGCGTCGCCGCCCCCGCGTACGTCGGCGACGACCTCGCGCACGCCCGGGACCAGTGCCGCTGGTTCGGCGGGATGGTCGGCAACCATGTCGCCGACCTCGTCTCCCGCTACGGGGAGCACTCGGAGATGGTCCCCGAGGCGCTCACCGCGTACATCAAGGAACGGCACGGCTACGACTACAGCCACCACGGGCGCGCGGGGAACCCGTCGACGGACTTCGTCCCCGACGAGATCGTCGACCGCTTCTGCCTCCTCGGCCCGGCCGAGGCGCACATCGAGAAGCTCCGGGCCCTGCGCGAGCTGGGCGTCGACCAGTTCGCCGTCTACGACATGCACGACGCGAAGGAAGCGACGATCGACGCCTACGGCGCGCAGATCATCCCCGCCCTCACCAGATGA
- the hydA gene encoding dihydropyrimidinase, translating into MSTRTLIRGGLVVTAADEVHADVLVDDGRIAALAAHGTTVAEGWTADRVIDATGKYVLPGGVDAHTHMELPFGGTFASDTFETGTRAAAWGGTTTIVDFAVQTRGRALREGLDAWYAKADGKCAIDYAFHMILSDVNESSLKEMDLLVEEGVTSFKLFMAYPGVFYSDDGQILRAMQRSASNGGLIMMHAENGIAIDVLVEQALARGETDPRYHGEVRKVLLEAEATHRAIQLARVAGAPLYVVHVSAEEAVAELAAARDKGLPVFGETCPQYLFLSTDNLAEPDFEGAKYVCSTPLRPREHQAALWRGLRTDDLQVVSTDHCPFCFTGQKDLGRGDFSKIPNGLPGVENRMDLLHQAVVDGHISRRRWIDIACAAPARMFGLYPKKGTIAPGADADVVVYDPHAVQTISADTHHMNVDYSAYEGRTVTGQVETVLSRGEVVVDRRTWTGRAGHGLYTPRSTCQYLN; encoded by the coding sequence ATGAGCACCCGCACCCTGATCCGCGGCGGCCTCGTCGTCACGGCCGCCGACGAGGTCCACGCCGACGTCCTCGTCGACGACGGCCGGATCGCCGCGCTCGCCGCCCACGGCACCACCGTCGCCGAGGGGTGGACGGCCGACCGCGTCATCGACGCCACCGGCAAGTACGTCCTCCCGGGCGGCGTCGACGCCCACACCCACATGGAGCTGCCGTTCGGCGGCACCTTCGCCTCCGACACCTTCGAGACCGGCACCAGGGCGGCCGCCTGGGGAGGCACCACCACCATCGTCGACTTCGCCGTGCAGACCCGGGGACGCGCGCTGCGCGAGGGCCTGGACGCCTGGTACGCGAAGGCCGACGGCAAGTGCGCGATCGACTACGCGTTCCACATGATCCTCTCCGACGTCAACGAGTCCTCCCTGAAGGAGATGGACCTGCTGGTGGAGGAGGGCGTCACCTCCTTCAAGCTGTTCATGGCCTACCCCGGCGTCTTCTACAGCGACGACGGGCAGATCCTGCGCGCCATGCAGCGGTCCGCCTCCAACGGCGGACTGATCATGATGCACGCGGAGAACGGCATCGCCATCGACGTCCTCGTCGAACAGGCCCTGGCCCGCGGCGAGACCGACCCCCGGTACCACGGCGAGGTCCGCAAGGTGCTGCTGGAGGCGGAGGCCACCCACCGCGCGATCCAGCTCGCCCGGGTCGCCGGCGCGCCGCTCTACGTGGTGCACGTCTCCGCCGAGGAGGCCGTCGCCGAACTGGCCGCGGCCCGCGACAAGGGCCTGCCCGTCTTCGGCGAGACCTGCCCCCAGTACCTGTTCCTGTCGACCGACAACCTGGCCGAGCCGGACTTCGAAGGGGCCAAGTACGTCTGCTCCACCCCGCTGCGGCCCCGGGAGCACCAGGCGGCGCTCTGGCGCGGCCTGCGCACCGACGACCTCCAGGTGGTCTCCACCGACCACTGCCCGTTCTGCTTCACCGGGCAGAAGGACCTCGGCCGCGGCGACTTCTCCAAGATCCCCAACGGCCTGCCGGGCGTGGAGAACCGGATGGACCTCCTCCACCAGGCGGTCGTCGACGGACACATCTCCCGGCGCCGCTGGATCGACATCGCCTGCGCCGCGCCGGCCCGGATGTTCGGCCTGTACCCGAAGAAGGGCACCATCGCGCCCGGCGCCGACGCCGACGTGGTCGTCTACGACCCGCACGCCGTCCAGACCATCTCCGCCGACACCCACCACATGAACGTGGACTACTCGGCGTACGAGGGCCGCACCGTCACCGGGCAGGTCGAGACCGTGCTCTCGCGCGGCGAGGTCGTCGTCGACCGGCGCACCTGGACGGGCCGCGCCGGGCACGGCCTCTACACCCCCCGCTCCACCTGTCAGTACCTGAACTAG